TTAAGAAAATCCACcattattaagtatttttaaaaaatattttatcccaTATAAGGATGTCAACAGGTGGAAACATTAACTattaactaataaattaaaaagaacaattaattaataaattattgagaattgagacacttgaataaaaaataaataaaagtacaaacactaaaggagaaaaaaaatataaaatacaagcaCTCAATTAGACACAAACTAAAAAGTTCACACATATTTGGCAGACATGTCATTATATCATGTGTCAATTGAACGACCATGTCAGAATAAAATAGACAAAACCTCACAGAAACACttgactggaaaaaaaattgaaagttcatGTACTCgaatagcaaaaataaaagtagagacattcaaatagaaaaaaatgaaaagttcaTGAACCAAAAATGTTGTTAACTTCTATCTAGTATTTTATTAGTCCTAAGGAGTAAATACCTTTATTAGGTTTTTCCTGTTCTACATAAACttagtatttttgtatttaggaATCTAAGTCCTTATTGGATTTGGACTACTAGAACTCTATAACTAAGTATGtaatctttcaatattatgaatacaagtttatttatgaataaaattctAGCAATTTGCTTTTGATTGTGCGACTCAATCTCCACTTAGGTGTGACTCCTAAGAACCCTAAGTGTGAAGCTTAGTTTTTTCCTATCCTCTAGGTGTGACTCCTAGAAATGTATCCACATTTTTCCTCAAATCCACAAGAAATCTACATCAATACAACAGCTCTAAAAAACCTCTGAAACTTAGATCCAGAACAGCCCCTAAGTTGTCCTGCATCACTACACATGGGACATAGGTATCAGACCTCATTGTTCCTCATCAAAAGAGTACCTACTTCAAATCTTACTAATACTACCAAGTAATTTTTTAGAGAACTCGATCTCACATACAAGTTCtatatacaattaaatttcCTAATGCTGTGTAGTTTTCTATGATTTTAGCTGAGTAATCAGAAATCATATGACATCATATTCTGTAACATAAGAAAATACCCAAATGCATCcatgaggaagaaaaaaaaaatacttcctaTCTgtggaaaatgagaaaaaactgGGACAAAGTAGCGCGACCATATAGACCATAAAGTAAAGCAACTATTCCTCTTCTCCTTTTTCTCTAAAGCTAGGAAGTAGAGCAACTACTATCTGCAGAGAACGAGCTGGCAGCTGAGAATGCTGcatggaaaaaggaaaggaggaCAAACAAGAATTTTGGAGCACCAAGAAGGCAATAATAAAGCCTTTAAGGATCAAATTCCACATAAcagatttaagaagaaaaaaaatcctcctAAACTTGCACAAACATGTGCAAGTAGTGGAGAGACAAGGAGAGCACAAGAACTAGCCATAAGCATAAGGGACACCAAGCCAAACATGTGCATGCACGTACTCTTATCAAGACTCTAATCTTATGAATCTTAGTAGtgttggtaaaaaaaacaacatgcatTCCAAGACCAAAATCATTATCTGTCCTTTGTTTTGGCTGTTGCCTTTTGATGCGGATCGGACTAGAGTTCTGTCCTTTGTTTTGGCTGTTGCCTTTTGATGCGGATCGGGCTAGAGTTGCCATATTCTAAGGAAATTTTAGTTGCAAGGAAAATTTTGTTATAGACAAGAAACCCGAACATGTAACCCACATACCTGAACAAGACTACTGGTATTTCCACCAAAAAGATGAttgtatctttcaatttttccaaGAACCTCAGCAACATGAGGATCATTGCGCTCCCTTAATGAAGCTTCACCAGGAACCAACAATGTAATCTGTCGACGACACAGCGGACATTTACATGGCTGGAGTACAGATCCATGATGCCAAACAAGCATAATACAATCACCTAAAAATACCAAGTgaagaaaatgttaaattacCTGCAGGTTTAATCTTAACAGTCTAGAACCCAAAAGTTAGAaggagaacaaaaaaattaaccaaacccCCCAAATATCATTTCAACAGGCTTGACAAAACAAACAGATAAAATTATGCATTTTGACCACATAACTGGACAAAAATTCGTTCTTTAACTATAATAAAATGACCCCAAACCAATTATGTTCCAATAGACAACTGTGCAGACCATAAACTATAAATCAAGCATCATTACAATGGTAATttagcaaacaaaataaaacccatAAAAGATAATCATTTATCCTTCTTGAATGGTATCATCAAAATCTTCTTCCcgaataaaagataaataaaaataaaaaccgacATTGCATTCACGTATTTAAGCTCACCCAGAAAGAACCCAGATCCAATCAATCAGCAAAACATGAAAGGAAGCAAATGTGTAGATAGAAACTGACCGCAAAACCAATGAGAGCAATTGGCCTGACAAGCAATGTTGAAGTGTCCATGGCATATGGCGCAACAATCGTTCCCTGGAGGTCCATCCAtttcccccttctcttctcttctcttctctttctcgtTTAGGGAAAATGGAAAAAGAGTTCcaccattaaaataaataattcaacagCTGCCTCTCTACAAATCCTCAGTCTCAAACAGACCAGCAGGTGATATATGTTGTTAATGATTGAAAAAGGATAAATACTTGTACATGATATGGTATTTATAGAGTATATACGAGAAAGGATTGGCTAAAACTGTAAAGGACAAAAAGAGAAAGGGCAAACTACAGATGGGATCCTATAGTTTTTCTAACATTTGCTCcctattatttaaatattttctttttgg
This window of the Populus trichocarpa isolate Nisqually-1 chromosome 13, P.trichocarpa_v4.1, whole genome shotgun sequence genome carries:
- the LOC18104389 gene encoding uncharacterized protein LOC18104389 isoform X2, whose product is MDGPPGNDCCAICHGHFNIACQANCSHWFCGDCIMLVWHHGSVLQPCKCPLCRRQITLLVPGEASLRERNDPHVAEVLGKIERYNHLFGGNTSSLVQRMQDLPFLLRRLLREIMDPQRSLPVVIKMVLSAVYIISPVDIIPEGILGIVGLLDDLLIVLICFLHVAAIYRSVLYYRHGGS
- the LOC18104389 gene encoding uncharacterized protein LOC18104389 isoform X1; amino-acid sequence: MDGPPGNDCCAICHGHFNIACQANCSHWFCGDCIMLVWHHGSVLQPCKCPLCRRQITLLVPGEASLRERNDPHVAEVLGKIERYNHLFGGNTSSLVQRMQDLPFLLRRLLREIMDPQRSLPVVIKARVYIAMVLSAVYIISPVDIIPEGILGIVGLLDDLLIVLICFLHVAAIYRSVLYYRHGGS